One genomic region from Haloterrigena gelatinilytica encodes:
- the pyrB gene encoding aspartate carbamoyltransferase, producing MRHDHLITSKQLTREDIETILDRAAEIDADPSAVADRHTNTLLGLLFFEPSTRTKMSFETAMKRLGGDVVDMGSVESSSVKKGETLADTVRVIEGYTDALVLRHPKQGSATMASEFVDVPLVNAGDGAGHHPSQTLLDLYTIRENAGLDDLTIGIMGDLKYGRTVHSLAHALTNFDAQQHFISPESLRLPREVVYDLHQEDGGAGIREHETLEEILPSLDVLYVTRIQRERFPDEQEYQKVAGEYQIGTETLEAAGDELTIMHPLPRVDEIAPEIDETDHAAYFEQAHNGVPVRMALLDLLLSDDGAADRRGGEADE from the coding sequence ATGCGCCACGATCACCTCATCACGAGCAAACAACTCACGCGGGAGGATATCGAGACCATCCTCGACCGCGCGGCCGAGATCGACGCCGACCCGTCGGCCGTCGCCGACCGGCACACGAACACGTTGCTCGGCCTCCTCTTTTTCGAACCGAGCACGCGAACGAAGATGAGCTTCGAGACCGCGATGAAACGGCTCGGCGGCGACGTCGTCGACATGGGGTCGGTCGAGTCCTCGAGCGTCAAGAAGGGAGAGACGCTCGCCGACACCGTCCGGGTCATCGAGGGGTACACCGACGCGCTCGTCTTGCGCCATCCCAAGCAGGGATCGGCGACGATGGCCAGCGAGTTCGTCGACGTCCCGCTGGTCAACGCGGGCGACGGAGCGGGCCACCACCCCAGCCAGACGCTGCTCGACCTCTATACGATCCGGGAGAACGCCGGGTTGGACGACCTCACGATCGGGATCATGGGCGATCTGAAGTACGGCCGAACCGTCCACTCGCTGGCCCACGCGCTGACGAACTTCGACGCCCAGCAGCACTTCATCAGCCCGGAGAGCCTCCGACTTCCCCGCGAGGTCGTCTACGACCTCCACCAGGAAGACGGCGGCGCCGGCATCCGCGAACACGAGACGCTCGAGGAGATCCTGCCGTCGCTTGACGTCCTCTACGTCACCCGGATCCAGCGCGAGCGGTTCCCAGACGAGCAGGAGTACCAGAAGGTCGCCGGCGAGTACCAGATCGGAACCGAGACGCTCGAGGCGGCCGGCGACGAGCTGACGATCATGCACCCGCTGCCCCGCGTCGACGAGATCGCGCCGGAGATCGACGAGACCGACCACGCGGCCTACTTCGAGCAGGCCCACAACGGCGTGCCGGTCCGGATGGCGCTGCTGGATCTGCTCTTGAGCGACGACGGGGCGGCCGACCGACGAGGAGGTGAGGCCGATGAGTGA
- the pyrI gene encoding aspartate carbamoyltransferase regulatory subunit, whose protein sequence is MSDDHDHHDGDEHELRVSKIRNGTVIDHVRGGQALNVLAILGIDGSEGEEVSVGMNVPSDRLARKDIVKVEGRELSQDEVDVLSLIAPDATINIVREYEVIEKHRVEPPEIVAGVLSCPNAGCITTSGEPVDSRFEVLEDGVRCDYCGTIVRDEIAALIDT, encoded by the coding sequence ATGAGTGACGATCACGACCACCACGACGGCGACGAGCACGAACTGCGGGTCAGCAAGATCCGGAACGGAACCGTGATCGACCACGTCCGCGGGGGGCAGGCGCTGAACGTGCTGGCGATCCTCGGCATCGACGGCAGCGAGGGCGAGGAGGTTTCCGTCGGCATGAACGTCCCGTCGGACCGACTCGCGCGCAAGGACATCGTGAAGGTCGAAGGTCGCGAGTTGAGTCAGGACGAGGTCGACGTCCTCTCGCTGATCGCGCCCGACGCGACGATCAACATCGTCCGCGAGTACGAGGTGATCGAGAAACACCGCGTCGAGCCGCCGGAGATCGTCGCGGGCGTGCTGTCCTGTCCGAACGCCGGCTGTATCACGACGAGCGGCGAGCCGGTCGACTCCCGGTTCGAGGTGCTCGAGGACGGCGTTCGGTGTGACTACTGCGGGACGATCGTCCGGGACGAGATCGCCGCGCTGATCGACACTTGA